The DNA window ACTTTTAATTCCCTATTTCAAAATGTATTGTGTTTAAGAattctttgctatatgaagacCAAAAGACCAAAAATATCACTATCAAGCAGTAATTATAAAACCTAAACAGCCATAAGTTAATGCAGATAAATCTCAGCATATAACAACCAACTCCAATATCTTACGTTCAAACAGGACAAAAATTCTCATTCTTACAGGAAACAAACCTAATAGCTTAAAGTGTAACATCCACGGTTAACataaaagcaatgtttttccatgcTACAAATAGTCcttagaaagaaaaagaaaatagtttTTCCACCAATAGAGGTTAGTACAAAAAATTTTTGGTGTTTGAGTGTTTAATCCTTCTTCAGGGTGGATTTGGAATCAGTATCGTCTGGATCTAATTTTGCTGAGGAGCTGAAGGTTTCTTCTTTCTTACTTGTGCTTGGTAAATGGAGAGAATAACGTTAAGTGGTCTGCATTATCCAATCCAAATGATTTAAAGACAATTCTACAGCGGATAACCAGTACTTTCAGTAAGAAATAAAGATCAAATCCTTATTTTCCACAacttaattaaaaggaaaatgccaaagatctgaaataaaacaaaaggttGCTAGAATTGCTTAATTAGTCAGAAAGCATCTCAATTAAAATAACCATTTCTTATCCGAAGAATTAACCCAACAATCTACTCTCAACTGTTGCAGATTATTAGCTAAGTATTTTCTCACTTAACATTAGTTCTAAAATTATAGAACTTGTGCAAAGTTTGGAATGAATTGAATACAAGTTTAATTCTGCATTATATTTTGCAGCATTCAAGAAACATAGGATATTTCACAAAATTTTTCATTGATTCTTCAAATGAACTGAAAGAATGGTTAAATTTAATTTAGTGCCCATGTTGAGAATTGGGGCAGTCACAAAAGCCATTCTGAATGACTCGAGTTTCACGTGACACAAGTTGAAACCTACTGCCCTTGACATCAAGGCGGAATTTGACCAGACACGACATCAAGAGGCCCTGGCAAAATTGAAGTCAACTTTTATTTAGGGTAAACCTCTGAAAATTAGTTATACCtccctcaaaaaaaaaactacagttgTTCAAAGTCAAACATCCCATCTCATGGGCATCACTACAGAGGTTCCTCAGGCCAGTTCCCGAACATCAGTGATTTTCCTTCCATCATAAGAAACAGGGATATTCACTGATAACTTTAATTCTATTTGCAAGTTGAAATACTTCTTAGATACAAGCAACAAGACCTTGATTAAAATCAGGCAGATAATGCATGTACCACCTAAGTACTGGATAATGACCATCAATAAGCAAGAGTCCAGGCATCATATTCAATGACTTTTATCACCACTTGTTTCTCCATCATCAATGCCCTCAATCAGCAGTGAAGAGCAtctacatttatttaaatttaaacatacagtacagtaacaggccatttcagctcactcGTCCCTGTGGCCCAATTTACCCAATTAACGTACacctcccagtacgttttgaaagcTAAACAAGTAGTAACAAGAATAGTTTGGAGGCTGGATATCCTGGGACTTCCTCTATCGACACCAAAGATGATCCACAATCGGAGAGGTTCAAGTCAGGAATGTGACAGAACGTTTTCTGCTTGCCTGGATGAATGCAATACTGAAAATTTTCAAGTAGGTCAAAAACATCCAGAAGAAAGCAGTCCACTTATCCCATTTGTTTCCCCATTTATTGCCTCCATGTTTATTTGTGTGGAGTGTACAGTTTGCGAAGTGACCCAAAATTAATTATCCAAGAGCACTTAAATTCTGCTACTTAGAACAAAATTAATGCATATCGTTTGTAGACCCCTTTTTAAATTACAACCATTGTCTATTCCTTCATACTTATTGATATTAAATCCCAGAACTCCCTACCTAATAGCATCCTTAGCAGAAAAGATTGCAGCAGGTCAAGAACATGATCTTTCACCATATTCACAAAGGTGATTAATGAAAGTTTCCCAGTGATGGCTCCCAAAAAATGAACAACAAAAGGTGTTTATATTTTAGAATGTAGTGAATGCGCAGTTTACAATATTAGTTATTTCATAATTATACATAGGAAAGACATGTTTCAAAGTCTTGTGATTTGCAAGCATTTGAGTTCAGTAATGAAATGCATTTTCACAGTTCTATAAAATGGATCAGGTTCTTAGTCTCTCTAAAATCTAAATCTAGATAACATTGGTCTTttgataaaaatacaaaatacatGATAGTGAAACAAAGTCAGCTCTGGATGTCGACAACAGCAACCCATACTTCAGGCTATTTTTCAATCAactatagctcagctttcaacaccatcatactctcagtgctggtcaatagCTCCTACACCTggacttctgcaactggatccttgacttcctgatcAGAAGattacagtcagtatgaattggaaacaatgtctcctcattgacaatcaacGCAGGCACACTTCAAGCATGcaggcttagcccactgctctactcgctctgTGTGGCcatgcacaattcaaatgccatctacaaatttggcaaTGGCACCAcggtcatcggcagaatcacaggcagcaatgaggaagtgtacaggagtgagatagatcagctagttgagtggtgtcacaacaactcaatgttagcaaaactaaggaactgattgtggactccaggagGGAGAAATCATTGAGGGGTCAGTGTAGAAAAAGTTAAaaacttcaaattgctgggtttcaacatctttgaagatctgtcctggggcctccatgtcaatgcaatcacaaaggcggctcatcgatggctatactttatgaggaatttgagaagatttggtatgtcaccaaagacttgtaaatttctacaggtgtattgtggagaacattctgactggatgcatcactgtttggtatggagtacaggataggaaaagactagagagagttgtgaactcagccaatgCCATCATGGACAATAGTCTTCACACCACTGAGGATAACTACAAGAACTGGTGTCTTAAAGAaaggaccaccaccacccaggccatgtgctcttcactctgctacaatcaggaGGCTGAAGACGAAAAATCGAGCAACTCAAAaagtttctttccctctgccaaatttctgaatggacaaatgAACCACAACCCCTACTTCACTTTCggttcttttgcactaattttttttgaatataatctatagcaattttgcatatgtaatgctgttgcaaacaacaaatttcaagacatgttcatgacaataaattctgattctggtctaaTTTACGAGCTGCCTTATTACTTTTTCATTCTTCTTGCAAGCTGTTGTAGTGTTTCATTTCTATTGACTAAAAAAGCAGCACAAGTGCTGGTCAGTTAACTGGCCACTATATATTGCCTTGGGAGAGGGTGCAGGAGAATTGGGAATGGGTAGGAGTGGATGGTCATGAGGAAGAGAATAGGCTAAAGGAAAGTAAGTGGTACAAATGGGATTCCTGGCACTGCTCTGGAAACTGGTATGGACTCTGAGTCAAATTACCATCACCTacacaagtggttttcaaactgcacccccccacccccccaccaacacaCATTCCATctaaagcaatccctatgccataagtgctctgtgattggtaatggattgcttaaggtggtatgtgggtggaaagaaaaagtttgaaaatcattgttttaatcgtacctaactgactcgttatgtgtatggtttcataactgcaaaaaaattaagcaatcccttaccaatcacagagcacttatggcacagggattgctttaagatggaatgtgagtttaggggtagtttgaaaaccactgaaggaaacaatggaaattttaaaaaaaatttgattctatttataATTTTCACACCAACTATATGGACATTTCTAACACTGATAGTAAGAAAATAATGATGGGAGAAATTCCATTGCCTGTGTACAATGTGACCTTAAATAGCAACAAAATATCATCTCTAAAGAGATGTTTTCACAACCATGTTAATTAATACAATAGAAAATTTTATGTGTTTACAATTTAGACCTCAAGAACAATGATTTGTATAATTACCTTCAAATAATTTAATATATTCCATTGTACCCATTGGAATTTAGTTCAAAATTTTAATGGTAAATATTTTCACTTTCTTGATGAAAATGCAAGAAATTTAAAATATCAGTTCATTGATCTTACCTTGAACTGTGATAATAAGTCATTGTTGTGGAAAATATGAAGTAGCAAATAGCCAGAAGAGAAGAGATGGCAAATGAAATGAGAAGAATCCCACAGAGAAAACAGACGAGGACTACTCCACCTACTGACAGCATCAGACCTAGTAGAtaagcaagttttaaaaaaattgttgtagTAATGTTGAAGACCATATTAAGATTTTGtatttttcaagtcaagtttattgcacaagtacaaacggatgaaacagcattttccggttcttggtgcaaaacacgcagacacacaaccagatacaacacatacagacaaacaatagatATTAATTCACAATGTGATATTTCTGCTAAAATATCATGAGGtaattaaaaatgtttatttgaaACTAGATTATTTAAATCATGGAATTTTCAAATTCAGGAATTAACAAAATAGAAATTGTATGAGATTTACAGGAAGCTGTTCTGATGCACATCTGGACAGAATATTAATGTGCTGTACTAAATTTAAACAGAgaacacagtgacaggccctttcagcccatgagcccatgctgcacaattacacctaattgaccgaCACTTCTGGtatctttttgaatggtggaaggaaactggagcacctggaggaagacTATaaagacacgaggagaacatatacAGTGCTGAATTCAAACCGTAGTCGCTGGTGCTttaacagcattgtactaacctcAAATGCTAACCTTGCTCCTACATTCACCATGCTGCCACTAAATGATACCTTGATTGTTAAGAGACAATGTGTAACAAAATAGATCATTTTATAATTTATGGCTGTGGacaagctttgaaaacaaatGAATATTGAAGTATTTTCTTGGGGTTTATGCCATctcaattaaacttttttttaaatctaaaatcGAATggacttcacttcatcaaggacatctacaagaggcgatgtcttaagaaagcagcctctatcctcaaggacccccacccaggccatcgggtaaaatgtacaggagccagCAGACAAGCacccagaggcacaaggacaacttcttccctgctgccatcagattgctgaatgatcaatgagctagccactgccttactttgacttctcgtgcactatttttttaaaaatttatttttgtaaggtgtttTAATCAAGTTCTTAAGGCTTAAAAGATCAGATTGTTCTGAAAGTTCATCTATTTTTGATGTCAGCTCTGAGTTGATAGTTTTAAAAAAGGCATTTGTTGACTATCAGTACCTCAGGAAGTCTTGAAAAGTCCATGAAGAACTTGAGACACGATGCCTGAATGCACCTACTCACCATTCCGCCTGTCGTTGAAATACCAACACGATGACAGGAGAGTCCAGATGCACTTTGCATTTGTCCCTCAATTTACACCAGAAAAATCTATTCCATTCAGACACTGATGACCCAGAGAGAAAAAGCAATGTGCTTATTTTATTTTAGCATTTTTAATGTCAGTACTTAATTAATATATAGATTACTTTAACAATTTTAAGTGTCCCTGACTGAGACAGATAAAAAGCACCTGACTACCAACAACCTATCAAATAGATATGCTGCAGGAGGGAATCTCAGGATACAATGCCCGTGATATATTTGCCACTTGGAGTATCTCTATCCCATCAGAGACCTAATGGTGGCAGAGGTCCAACTTGTTCAGTTCCCCTATATCTGGAGAAAAGTACAGGCAGATAGGAACCAAAGTCAGGAATCCAGCAGTGGAGAAGTTCCAGGGCTATCACATTCAAAGCCTAAATCTAAGGTAATTACAAAATGTTTATGCAGAGAAAAGTTACTCAAAAAATATACTCTGTACCTTCCATAACAATGAAACCAATGCAGCCCAGAAGGGATGTAATCACTGCAAAAGTCAGGAACAAGCCAACTGGCACAGCTGACATTATGGCAAAAACAAGCAATAACAAGGCAAGGAAAGGGTGGTCATCCAGGTAATGGCCCAAAGGAGAATTCATGAAGGCAGCAACCTACAAATCAAACACAGAAGGATAAAGGATAGAAATTATATGAATATATACCAATTTTATTTGACTGTTCTGAAAAAATTAGGAACAATTAATTTTCTTAAAATGTAATTGCAgtaaaattaaaacagaataACCAAGATGAAGGAAAAAAACAGACATCTGTTCCATTGACTTCTTTCAGGCATCTGAGCTTAAAAAAACCCTTTCCCAAATGAATTTGAATTATGCCTCTTCAGCTGATATTCTTCTTGAACACTCACCAACTGTGGCTGAGTGGATGCATTAACCCTTTTTTGTACAATTTCTGCATCGATCATCTGCTGTGGCAGTAAGGACACACTAACATTacacttctctttctgtttttgaaTAGGCTAAAAAGCATGCAGGCCTCTAATCACTAACTACCCAAAAAGTATCATCAAGAAGCAGAACTCACTAGTCGAGAACTTAAGAGTATGTCCTTCCTTCAGGAATAAAGGTAATTCCCAAAAATTCACCACCTCTTTCTTCATAAATATTGCACATGGTTATTATCTTGAGCCAAACAGTGGTATTTGTGGTCATTTCAAAGGGAATATGACAAATAGCTGAAAGGAAAATGTTCAAGGCTGGGGCGGGGGAAGGAACTAGTGTGTGCAATAGAAATTAGATTTAATATTTTGACATAATGTGATAATTAAATTTTCTCATCAATGTTTAAAAGGGAAGATTCACATGTTCAGAAATTACTGATTAGCATCTACACCATTTTCACTGACCAAGCATCACTGAAGCTGCCTCAAATATACTACAACTGAGTGCTCACCTTCCACTGAAACTACCACGGTAATTGTTAGTGTGGACAATTACATTCAATTACCAGCAGAGTAAAACTtctacacagactagaagggccaaagagcctgttttctgcactgtaatgttctatggatttAACCACCCTTTTACTCGTTTGGTTAAAACTGTCCAAGTAGATTTGCATCGTACTGAATTATGACAGTTTAGTTTCAGCTGGACCAGGATTGCAAATGCTTTCAAACTAGTTTCACTACAGTTGACTCATTCTCAAAAGCAAACTGAATTCTATTTTATGTTATCTTTATATACAAACAAATCAGGCAAAAGAATAtaaaaggtgattttttttttttaaatcaaagattAATATTTTATTGTGCTCAATCCCTCTCAATGGCCACCCATCGACAGTAGTACAGGAGAAATGGCCAAATGGCTTGTTTAAAACATTTCAGCCAAACTGTATCGATATTCAACCTTAAAAGAACTGAGATTACTTTATATGATCTATGCTCCCTAATATTATGCTATTGTGGTTTATTATTAAAACatgaagtacagtaaaacccctggtatccagaacctatggagattggtggaTGCCAGATGAGTGAACTTTCCAGTTgcacctatttaaaacttctgtatcctttatcaatttgtttactatgttttttggggtttttttttgccagttgcttgaattccagataacagattAAAATTCTAGAATAATAAATATCTTTGACATGAGTATTATTCACATTCAACAGACCTCTATCTCTAAaatgacaaaattcaaattgaaaTGCCTTGCAGCAAATTTTCTATCAAATCCAAAATTAATCACTGAATTTAAACTACGGTTTGCTATTAATTACTTGTCTTCTTCATGCCATAAAATGTGCCTTAGGCACATTCTATGGCATGAAGATGTGTTCTTAATATTTAAAGGGTTATTCAGGCTCCATGTTATGGTGAACAGTACAGAGTGAAAACATACCTTTGAGTTACTGTTGATAGTATGCATCAAAGTATTAAATCGGTTCTGGAGGACCTGCATTTCCCTTGATAACGGTAACCCATCAATGTTTGCCATTTCACCTTGTGTTTCACTTATTTCCAGCTGGGTGATCATTAATGACCCCTAATATACTCTGTAGAGAAGGGTTCAAAACAAATGATTAAATTGATTGATCACGATtgcttaaaaaaataaaaagacacaATTTGCAAATTTGGTTTCTGAAATGTTTATACCATAGACAACAGTTATCACAGTTTAACACAGCGACTTGCAGAAATTTTCAAGGATTTTATTTTTTCCTAGAGCTCAATTTTATAATTATGAAGCTATAAAAATCaggagatttcccccccccccccattatttaCAGACATAGGCATCTCCACCTTATTCAGAAGAACTGGTAAAGAGGGGTGGACTGACTcaatcacaatttaaaaaaaaagatgcaatGTTTAGATACAAGGGATATGGGGTTAACACAGGAAAGTGGCACTTATTTCAAAGATAATGATTTGAAATGGCTGACATGCTTTTATTCATCAGTTTTTAAACTATGCACAATACTTAATTGAAATTTCAGCATACATCTCACATTTTCATCATTCCACCGGCACAGTGGGTgtcgcggttagcacaatgctgttaccgcACCAGAATCTTGCAttcggagtttgtacgttctccccatgtctgcatggatttccccgaggactcaggtttcctcccaccattcaaaatataccagggtttgttagttatttgggtgtaattgggcagcatgggcctaaatggcctgttaccatgctgtaagagaatttttaattaattttgtttctcccccaccccccttcttccAACAATTTTAGATTTTACTTCAACTTCCATTTAACATTTCAACTTTACATTTAACACCTCATTTCAGTTGGCACCACTTCCATTTGGGTCATTCAATCTTCCCTGATCTCCATCCAATCAAAGAACTTGCCTTTTGTTCTGTGCAACTTAAAAATTGCTTTATTTCTATATTTTCCTTCTTTGGATGAAATATTAAAGCTGTTTTTCTCTCTCAGGTTTTCCTGACCCACTGCTTATTTCCAGCATTGcaaattttacttgtttatacaTTCTGCATTTTGCTTGCTAGCTATAATAGATGGTTATGATCATCATGTGGACTCCATTTCCTATAAAATATCTGGAATGTTTTGTGAAATTATAATTATTCAGAACCAATAAGGGAATAGGCGATTTTAGAATTAGGGAGATGCATCAAAATACGAATCAACATCACCTGAAGGTAAAAGAACATCGTGCAAATAGTGACATAAATTGGGTGAACTTGATTATATGTTCACAAATCCGAAGCTTCAAAGGGCTGAGAAATAACCAGTAAACGAAGCTCAACTTTAATTTAACCCATAAACTCACAGACTCAAAAAATGTGCACACATCTCAAAGTTGAGAGGAAATGCACCAATTAGTTATGTTAAACTTTGAAAGAATGTATTGCCTCGTTGGAATAACAATTCAATTTATGCTGGAGCGAAAGGAATTTAGTGATTAATGATGTGTACACCAGGGAACTTTAAGAAATGGAGGCAACACATCTGCATCCCCTACACTGCAAGTAAATGCTGTAAAATAATTTGCATTCTGGCCTCTCAAATCCTTTCATCCTCAATGTCTCCTTCAGGCCAAGAAGACCCAGTCACCTGTAAAAATGCCTTTTGATATCAAGACTGCAGCCTCACCCCAAAATTTCTTGTGAGTGGAAAGGTTATCCATCTCCAGCACCAACTCCACAAAACCAGAAGCAAACAAACTTAATTCTGTTCAAATAGCCTCTGACCTGATGCCAATTGACTATTTCTGAGGCTGATAAGCAGGCCACTGTTTCACTCAATATATTTTGGAAATTAACTACCTTAATATTTTTTCTATCTCAGTCTGTGTGAAATTTGAAATTTCCCATTACAGCCATTTGCCTTTGCTCCAATCTGTGTTTTCATTCGAAAAAAATCCAAAGTATTCAAATATGAATTTGGTTCAACTTTTAAAAactatttaattttaatatttattttaaaaaacaaatgacACTGAAGCAATCTTTGGACTATCCACACA is part of the Narcine bancroftii isolate sNarBan1 chromosome 12, sNarBan1.hap1, whole genome shotgun sequence genome and encodes:
- the LOC138747660 gene encoding lipid droplet assembly factor 1-A-like, which produces MITQLEISETQGEMANIDGLPLSREMQVLQNRFNTLMHTINSNSKVAAFMNSPLGHYLDDHPFLALLLLVFAIMSAVPVGLFLTFAVITSLLGCIGFIVMEGLMLSVGGVVLVCFLCGILLISFAISSLLAICYFIFSTTMTYYHSSSTSKKEETFSSSAKLDPDDTDSKSTLKKD